The Shewanella pealeana ATCC 700345 genome contains the following window.
TATCTAGATTGAAATTACGATAACGAAGCTGGTTGATAGAGTCATTGCCATCAAGGCCAAGACTGTCTCCTGCAATGCCCTTTAGCTCAACGATATTCATCGCCATGGTATCTGGATTACCAGTGTCATAGGAGTTGCCAAGTTTTAGGTTGCTCCCCTTATTGGTAACGCCAGCTCCTGCTTGGGTATATACCGCTAGAGGGTCAGACATATCTTGCACTTCATCTTGCTGGGCAAAAGACAGAGACGTAAAACTAAGTGGTGCGATCAGGCTAAATACACTGATTAAAGGTAACTTTTTCATCATAGACTCGCTGGAAGGGAGGGGGGCGAAGCCCCCAGCCGGGAAGAGGGGAAGCCACTGTTAGTGACAATTTCATATCAGCTAAATGATGCTGTTTTCATCATCTATGTACTGAAGGTAGGGGGGCATAGCCCCCTGCAGTGAGGTTATTTGTTATCTGCTATTGGCAGGATTTCAAACAGCGGGCTGAAGCTGTCTAGGTTTGGCATGAGCTGTTGGATAAAATCTTGCTGGCCTTTAATCCCAGCTTGCTTGCTCTTAAGTAACTCAGGAAGTGTTGTTTGGCCCGTCATCACCTTAGCGAGATCCGCTCGGTTGATGTAGAAGGTGGCATCAGCGCCTTTTACCTTATTTGTGGTGATCACACTTGCCATATTGCCGTTGGAGATCTCTGAGTAGAAATGTTCATTAGTGTCTGGGTGTACCAAGTTAAAGCTTAAAGTCAGGTTAGCTTCAACCGCTTTTGGCGCATTCAGGCGAACCGCAACATAATCTAAAATGTTGAGTGTTGGACTGTTAGCCACAATATCGGCTGAGTTCTGCTTGATTGACTCGTGGATCACATTGGTACGTAGCTCGTAAGCACCCGATAGGTAGGAGTTACGCCACGCCATGGTTTCAGACTGATAACCCTGCTGCTCGAAAGAGTCGGCTAACAGGTCACGTGCTATTTGGTTATTGGGATCACAGAGCACTACATCGTTAGCAAGTTGAGAAGCCGCTTGGTACTCGCCCTTTTCAAACTGTGCCCGTGCGCCCTTCATCAGGGTATCTACGCCAGCAGCTTCCACATAGACACAAGACTTATCCTGGCTAGTCAGCGGGTTAGTGTTAACAGGGTTTAGATCATGGTAACCCAAGTAAAGGTTAACAACGGCGCGGGCATTGTGTGAGTATGAGCCGTGGTAGCCATTGGTGTGCCAAGTATCAAATTGCGCCTGAGGAATAATCTTGTCGATCTCACGTCCTACATCATTGATAGTGGTGCCGTGGTTGGCTAAACGAAGGGCTTGGTTATGGATAAAGCCGTAATTATCACGTTGCAGTGTGATGTACTCATTAATATCGGCGGTATCCCAAACTGGCGCCGAGTGAGAAGAGGTTAACGCTTCAATACGGTCACCATAGGCAAGCTTCATATCGGTTAGGTACTTACTCCATGCAAGGGCATCACGCACTTTTGCACCACGGAAGGTGTAGATATTATGCATGCCGTGATAGGTCAGCTCACCGGTAAATAGGGTTTTGTACTTCTCTACCCAAGTGATGATCTCAACTGGGGCTTCGGCGCCTGGTACGTTGGTAAATTCAAACTCAACGCCATCGATAACATGCTTCTCAATCTTATCGGTAATATCAAGGGTTGGGGTAATTAGGGTTAAGCCGCCAACAATACCGGGTGTGAGTCCGATAGCGTTATCAACAGTACCGTGGGCATCTTTACCTAGAGTGACACCATATTGGTAGTTTGAGCGACGCGACATCGCATTACCCGCTAGCATATTCTCATCAGCGAGTGCTTGCACAAAACCATCTGGAGCAATAATTTTCACATCATCGGCAAAATCATCACTGAGACCACGAACGCCACCGAAGTGATCGCCATGGGGATGTGAGTAGATCACGGCATGAATTGTGTGGGGAGCTGGAAGGTGTTGCTTGGCAAACTCCCATGCAAGTTTTGTGGTCTCGTCGAGAAACCCCGGATCGTTTATTACATAGCCGTTGTCTGTTTTAAAGACGGTAAGGTTAGCGATATCGTTACCACGGATCTGGTACACACCATCAACCACCTCATATAAGCCTTCTGCCTGGTAGTTCATCAAGCCTTGGCGGAAGATAGAGGGATTTACGGTATTAGGAAAATCTGTGGGGTCGATATCTTGCATCATATCGCTAAACTGCAGACGTGCTTTACCAGCTTGATGATCACCAAATGCGGCGATTAGTCCGCGATTTTGCTGCTCAAAGGCTGTCATATCTGAAAATGGTAAGCGCTCTGCAAGGGCTTTGTTTGCAGCTATGGTGTGTTTAGTTGCCGCTTTACCCGCGTAAGATGCCATCTCGCCTGCATTGATATGTTCATGCTCGTGGTTATGCTTTTCTGCCTCATCATGAGAGTGGGCAATAGCATTAAATGAGATCAGGCTAATAATAGCGGCAGCTAAGCTTGTTCTTTTGATTATTTGATTTTGCATATGGGTCACCTTCGAGTCTAAGTCTATGAACATTATGGATCTTCTTGGGAGAAGCCATTGGTTGCTAAGTGTTTTTATCTTGGTGATAGAGTAGGCTTTTCAGATGAATGAACCAATAAACTCAGCTTTAGTTGATACATAACTATTTCGTATGTATTGGCGTTATTATGTATAATTAATGCTTCTGTATTAGCGGTGAGAGAATTGCGTGGGCAACAATATGGATAAAAGATTCGATTTCAATTTGTTAGTGATTTTTTTAGAGGTTTACCAGCTTAGATCTATTACTCTAGCTGCTGACTCCTTAGGTTTAACTCAGCCGGGCGTCAGTGCGGCATTAAAACGCCTACAAGCTACACTCGGAGTAGAGCTTTTTGTTCGTGAAGGTCGTGGTATTTCACCAACCAACGCGGCGATTCAGCTAGCGAGTCAAGTCTCACCGGCCTACAACACGGTTAACAGTGCACTGAGCAATGTGGCAGGTTTTGACAAGCAGACACCGCGCTCGTTTCTAGTCTATGTCGATGAACCTATGATGAATCTGCTGCAACCTTTAGCTGAACAAGATAGCGATATGGGCAACTGTGAGATTATGTTTCAACTGCCCCCGATTGAAGAGGAACGACTGCTACAGCAGTTGAGTTTGCAAAAGGCTGACTTAGCGATAGACGTTGGACAGTTGCCTAGCCTTTCTTACTCTAATCAACTTTTTTACCGTGAAAGCGTCACCATGATTTGCCGTAAGGGTCATCCGCGTATTAATGGCAAGATAGGCAAAATTCAGTTTTACCAAGAGAAACATATTACTTTGCAGATCCGCCGCGCGACGCTAACTGCACTGGATTTTTTCACCGAGGAAGTGATCGGTGAACGTAAGGTTAGCTGTGAGTGTCACTCATTACTCTCTATGATGGCGCTGGTTTCTGAAAGTGATTGTATTGCTATCACCTCAAGGAGTATCGCTGATAAGTATGCAGATAAATTTGGTCTTCAAAGTATCGAGCCGCCCTTTAACACTAAGCCTGTGCTACATAATATGATGTGGCACAAACGTAATGAGTTTAACCCTGCACATACTTGGCTTAGGGAAAAGCTAAACCAATTGGTGAAGCAATGGAATTAGTTATATAGCTTATAATTCGTTAGCTTATTCCGCTAATCTTAGAGCCGTAAAATGGACTTCATAGAAATATACTAAGAGCTATTTTTTAGTGATGTAATCAAAAAATAGCTCTTAGCCGCTTATTTACTCGGGTGATGTGGCATGGTTTTAAGCCGAAGGGGGATTAAATTTAAAAACTTAATGAAACTGTGATGAAGTGAATGCGGTTTTCGCTGTAGAAACCTTGTGGTTGAATTGGGTTTAAGCTGCCATTAGTAGTTCCATCAATATGGCCATCACCGAGTGATTGATACTGGTAGGCGATACCGAGTACCGAGCCACTATCTAGCGTCTTTAACGCTCCTAAACCGAATCGCCACTGCTTATCCAGTGGAAGAACCACATCTCTATCTGCTGAGTCTAGCGGGCTGGAGTCAAAGCTTAAACCTGATTGTAGCGTCCACTCATTTAGCTGGTAACTCAGAGCCATTCCTGCGCCCCACGTATCAGTGTATTTGTCGTTATAACGGCTCCACTGCTGCCAGTTAGCACTCATCATCAGGGTTAGATCGCTTGTCAATTGGTGCTCGATCCCAAGATCAACACTCTGAGGCCAATTAACATCCATACTCTGAGGTTCGGGCAGGTGTGTGGCGAGAGCAAGTTCATGCTTACCGCCATAGTTATAGGTCAAACCTAAGTTAGTGCTATCGGATAACTGGTACATGGCGCCTAGCGCAAATGAGGGAGTCCAGTTATTGCCCGCTATGGTGTTTGCCTGCTCGGTTCCCTGAAATAAATCAATCTGAAGATCGGCATATTGAGCAATCACAGAGGCACCTAAAGAGAGCTTGTCATTGAGCTGATATGACGCCGATGCGGTGATATTTACAATGGCGATATTGTTCTCATTGATGATATTAGCTGGACCACCCGCGACGCCATTATCATAGCTCATCCCCAATCCACCAGGAGAGTGCATCGCAATACCTGCAACCCAGTCATCATTGAGTCTTTTGGCGTAGGATAGATGAGGCATAAACTGCCCCGCGGTGCCCGTTGTCCCTTCACCCATCGCCTCACGTTCAAACTCAGACTTTACATCTAAATATTGCACGCCAATTACCGTGCTGCTATCGGTGATCCCCGACAGCGCAGCAGGGTTGGTTACCACTGCCGATGCATCACGGTTGTTGGTCACGTTGGCAGCACCTGCTGTGGCAACACTTTCTGCCGTACCTATTTGTGAAAGACCTAAGCCAGCAGCGCTAACTGAGGTTGCAATAAGGCTGCCGCCTAAAGTTAACGCCAGAGTTAGTTTGTTTAAGTTCATTATTTCAATTCCAAAAAAGGGGAAAGTTCAGCAGAGCATAGGGTCATGCTCTGCTGATATGTGTTGATTAGCAGCGGGACTCGTCACAGCTAGGTACACGATGGATCATGGTGTACATCACAGGGATAACGATAAGGGTTAAGATGGTGGCAAAGGTTAGACCCGCCATCATGGCGACCGCCATCGCTTGGAAGAAACCATCGGTGATGAGTGGGATCATGCCAAGCACAGTGGTGACCGCCGCCATGCTCACAGGGCGCACCCTAGAGACTGACGCATCGATAACGGCTGCGTAATCTTCTTTGCCCTCCTTGATCTGCAGTTTTATCTCCTCAACCAATACAATGGCATTTTTAATCAACATACCGGTTAAGCTCATGGTGCCTAGCAGCGCTAGGAAGGTGAATGGCATATTGGCGCTGTAGAGGCCGACAACTACACCAATAATGGCAAAGGGCACCACGGTCCAGATCACCGCTGCATCTTTAAATGAGCTAAACAGTAAAATGGTAATTAAAATCATCACCAGATAACCGCCAGATAGCTTCTCTCCAAGTGCCACCAGTGCATCTACTGAGGTTTCATGTTTGCCGCCCCAGGGCATGGTGTAGCCCTCTGGCAGCTCAATGGATTCAACTTCTGCTTTAAAAGATTGCAGCACGGCGGCGGTAGTGAGATCACCCATCTGATCTTCATCAGTCATCACCATTACGGTACGTTTTCTATCACGACGCATAATGATGGGATCTTCAAACTCCACATCGAAGCTATGGACTACTTGAGAAAGGCTGACATAACTTTGTAGTTGGTGACTCCAGACTTGGATCTCCATGATGCCATTGATATCAGTACGCTCAGCCTCGGGAGGCTGCACTATGATAGGCATCAGGTCTGAGCCTTCTCGATAGAGGCCAACGCTACGACCGGAGAAGTTAGCGAGTAGGGCGCTATCGACTTGAGACTTGCTGATCCCTAAGTTGCGGGCCGCTTCTACATTAAAGTCTGGTCGGATAACTTTTGTACGCTCACGCCAGTCATCACGTACAGCGGTCGCTCCCTCATGGCGAGCCATAATCGCTTTAGCTTGATTGGATAGATCGCGCAGCACTTCAGGATCTGGACCTTGGAATCTCGCTTCAATGCGACCATCAGGAGCTGGGCCCATCTCGAAGCGTTTGAAGTTGTAGTTAGCACCAGCAAAGTTATCTTCAAGCAGGGCTCTAACGTCAGTCATCACATCGGTGAGCTTGTCCATATCCTTGATGGTGACCATTAGGTTGCCGTAGTTGTTGTACATCTTCTCCGGCTTGTAGGCGAGCATGAAGCGTACATGTCCGCCACCCACACTTGATGCAACTTGGGTGACTTCGGGATGGGAGAGTACCAGCTGCTCCATCGCTTGGATCTCCTCTGCCGTGGCGCGAATATCTGTGCTGTATGGCAGCCAAGTATCTACCATAAACTTAGGTAGGTTCATCGGTGGGAAGAACTCATTTTTGAGCATCCCAAAACCTTTTACCGAACCAAGTAGCAGGACAAGCAGCACTAGCATGGTTGTTTTTCTGCGGCGGATACAGATCTTCAAGAACTTGCGATAGCTGGTAAAGATAACGCCCTTGTAAGGGTCAACCTCTTCACCCTCTGTGGCAGGTTTTGTATTCTTGAAGAAGATAGCGGCTAAAAATGGGGTCGTGGTGATGGCGGTGATCCAGCTTAGGGTTAGCGAGATCAAGACTACCCAGAATAGGCTACCGACGAGCTCTCCAGAGATATCTTCAGACAGGCCAATAGGCGCAAAGGCGGTTACGGCGATAACAGTTGCACCTAGCAGTGGCCACTTGGTTTGTTCGACAATATCGATAGCGGCGCGAAAGCGTGATTTGCCCCGCTGCATCCCTATCAATATCCCCTCGACCACCACGATGGCGTTATCGACCAGCATACCCAGCGCGATAATCAAGGCACCCAGCGAAATTCGCTGCAGATCTATGCCCATTTGCTCCATGAAGATAAAGGTACCGGTTACCGAGAGGATCAGTACGATACCGATAATGATGCCGCTCTTAAGGCCCATGGTCAGAAGGAGTACGCCGATCACAATGGCGACCGCTTCAATTAAGCTCCAGACAAAGCCATCAACGGCTTTTTCTACTTGGGTAGGTTGATTATAGATATTCTCCATCTCAATACCCACAGGCTGCTTATTAAGCATGCTGTCGATATGGGCTTGAACTCGAGCGCCTACCTCTATTACGTTTTCGCCCGGCATAAATGAGACGCCAAATTCAAGTGCAGGTAGGCCATTCATCGACATCAGCTTAGTGGGAACCTCCACATAGCCTCGGCGGATTTCGGCGACATCACCAAGCAATATTCGTGCAGAAGCGCCTACTGGGCTGATCACTAGATCTCTTAACTCTGAGATATCTTGAAATTCACCGGTAGGGAAGAGCCTGACGGTATCATCTTGAATACGTACTCGTCCGGCGTTGGACACAGTGTTTTGCTGTTGCAGTAGCGCAGTTATGTGATCGATGGGAATATTAAGCGCGGCAATCTTACTATTGGAGATCTCAACAAACACTTGCTGCTGCTGAATACCGCCAATCATCACCTTGCTGACCCCCTCTAAGGTGACCACATCACGTCTGAGTTGATCGGCAAACTGTTCAAGTTCTGCCATCTCATAGCCGTCACCGGTAATGCCCCAGATCATGCCGTAGACATCACCAAAATCATCGTTAACAATCGGTTTTGACGCGCCTGGTGGTAGGGTGCGTAGATCGCCAATTTTGCGCCTGACCTCATCCCAAATTTGCGGCAGATGTAAGCTGGTGTACTCAGACTCCATCATCACATCGACCTGTGACAGTCCAGCGGTACTCACCGATTTAATCCATTTGACTGAAGGAAGTTGCTGCAGGGCACTTTCGATAAGCAGTGTGACCTCTTCCTCAACCTGCTCAGGCGAGGCGCCCGGATAAGCGGTGACAATTAGCGCAGAGCGGGGGGTAAACTCAGGATCCTCTAATCTGCCTAAATCGTTAAAGGCCAGTATGCCACCAATGGCCAGTACCATGATGATAAGCCAGCTAACCACAGAGTTACGCATCGAGTAACCGGCGATGCCCCCGCCCTCGCACTCGGCATTGATATCATCAGGTTTCTCGGTTGTTTGTGTGTGATTAGCCATTATAAGCCTCGCTCACGTTGCAGTTCTTTGACCTGCTGGTTAGAGACGATATGGTTGGTGCCTGCAGCGATGACCCTGTCACCGACCTCTAGGCCGGAATTGATTATCGCCCCCGATGTCAGCAGACGGGTGACGTTGACCTCTCTAAGGTGAGTTCTGTTTTCACTATCGAGTACCCAGACAAACTCCTTGCCGTCACTGAGGCTGCTGGTCTCTTGGCTGAAGATTGCCCCGACTGGTGCAATAACAAGTTCGCTATTGCCCAGTTGATCGCCAGCAAGTACTGTTTGAACCTTCGCGCTCATCCCCGGTAGCACTCGCATACCGTCTTTGGCCATGACTGAGAGCGTGACTCTAAAACTCAAGGCGCCTGAGCTGGTGGATTTGCGCATCTCTTTAAACGTGGCGGTGAGCGGTTTTTCTGGGTAGCTATCTAAGATGACCTGGGTGGAGAGTTCACTAAACTTATCTGGATCAAACTGCTTTAGTAGCTTTTCTGGCAGATCGAATTGGATATCACTAACCTTGTCATTTTGAAACTCAACGATAGGTTGAGTTGCCGCAACATGGTCGTGATCTTCACTGTGAATTTGTGCAACGACGCCATCATAGGGAGCGTAGATCTTTGTGTACTTAAGGTTCTGGCTGGCTCTATCAAGGTTGGCTTTAGCCATCAACATCTCGGCGCGAGAGGTATCGAATTCGGCCTTTGTTGCTAGCCCCTTAGGCACTAATGTTGTATTACGATCATGCTGAGCCACAGCGAGTTCGTGCTTAGCACGGGCATCATCGAGATGGATATTGAAATCGGTGGGATCGAGTTCTGCAATGAGCGTACCTGCTTCAACACGTTTTCCTTCGGTCACATAACGCTTAGTGATCTGTCCTGGCACTCTAAATGCCAAAGAGGTACTGGCGTTGGCCGATACCTGAGCGGGAAAACTACGCTGTACACTGCCAGCTGCGCTAACTACAGTGGCTATTTTTGCCGGTCTGACAACATCGTTTTTGGCTTCCTCTTCCGGCTCGTTGCCACAGCCAAAGAGAACGGGTGTCGTTAATACTAGTGTCGTGGTTAATAACCAAGGTTTAGAAAGGTGTTTCATAGATACTCCACAAGCTTTTATTAGGGGGAGGGCATAAGTTACGCGTAGTCGTATTGTCTAAAACTGCTGGTTGTACTCTAGACGGAAGTCGCCATCAGCAAATTGGTTTTGGCTGGCGTTATACCAGAGGCGGAAGTTTTGAGTTGGAGTCATCTGCCAGCTCAGAATAAACTCATGAGTTAATCCATTGCTGCCTTTTAGGTTTTCTGTGTAGTGAACATCACCAAAAACGGCTTGAGTATAGATGGGGTTGTAGTTTGCCCAGATGGTGTCTGTTAACTGGAACTTGTTATAAAGAGTGAAGCTTGCGAAGACAAAGTCGGAATGGAGTCCAGATGCTTCATTGGTGGCTGAATGCTTTGAACCATCATTGTATTCAACACCTGCCGCAATAATGGGAAATGCTTGCCAAATTCCCACCTTGGGGAGCGCCTGTATCATTCCTAAAGATGCAGTGCCGGAGTTCGTATCGAAGTTATGAATAACATCCATCGATATGCCGCGACCATTAGTCATATCGACATCAAACTTTCGAAAGCGAAGCTCAGATATTCCATTGTTGGCACTTTCTGGTGTTAGGGAACTAGAGCCTTGATGCTTCATGTGTTCGCCATAGATCCCCTTGACCTCAAAAAGGAACATTGACATATCTGTAGCAGAGCCGGTGTCTAAGGTCTTACCCAGCTTTAAATTGATGCCATTAGTACCGTATGAAACGCCAAGCTGTGTGTAAACCGCAAGAGGATCTGACATATCTTGTGTTTCTGTATCATCTGCGGCGATAGCCTGTGAGATCGTTGCTATCGTTGCTATCGAGGCTAGGGCTAACCCTTTAGCCAGAGTGGGAATATGTTTCATTGCTCACCAAAGTTATTTAATGAATTGTTACGGACTATTTTATTGATAAGAGGCTGAGGCAAATACTAGGAAAATTGCTAATTGGAATAGAACTGGGATTTGGGTGTTACATATTTTGAATGCTAGGTAGGCCGTTTTATTTCCCCCACAAACAACCTACTTCAGTAGGGGCCGTTATCATCAATTAGGCTCTGCAATTATTGAAATGAAGACTGATGAAGACTGATGCAGTCAGAGCCGTGGGGAGACGCGGAATAATAGAGCTGAGCTTGGATTACGAAACCACGAAGGTCGTTAATGACCTTCGTTATCAGTTGTCGATGCTGCTAGCTTCTTTGAAGATACATAGGGTATAGGTTTGCAGGGTAGCCATTATTAATGGTTTCTAACATTGCGCCAAGGTAGGGCATAGAATGCATGAAGAATTGTTTATAGCCGCGACATAGGTGATGTAAACCTGGCTCCAAGTCTGCTGTGATTGCCGTTCGCTCTTTTGGACATCCGCCGTTGCAAAAAGGTCTAAAGTCACACTCTCGGCACTGTTTCGTTAGTGAGTGCCATTTAGCTAAACCAAACTGTGACTGGTTTTCACCACTGGCCATTTTGCCAAGATCGACGATATCGATATTGCCCAGTT
Protein-coding sequences here:
- a CDS encoding alkyl/aryl-sulfatase — encoded protein: MQNQIIKRTSLAAAIISLISFNAIAHSHDEAEKHNHEHEHINAGEMASYAGKAATKHTIAANKALAERLPFSDMTAFEQQNRGLIAAFGDHQAGKARLQFSDMMQDIDPTDFPNTVNPSIFRQGLMNYQAEGLYEVVDGVYQIRGNDIANLTVFKTDNGYVINDPGFLDETTKLAWEFAKQHLPAPHTIHAVIYSHPHGDHFGGVRGLSDDFADDVKIIAPDGFVQALADENMLAGNAMSRRSNYQYGVTLGKDAHGTVDNAIGLTPGIVGGLTLITPTLDITDKIEKHVIDGVEFEFTNVPGAEAPVEIITWVEKYKTLFTGELTYHGMHNIYTFRGAKVRDALAWSKYLTDMKLAYGDRIEALTSSHSAPVWDTADINEYITLQRDNYGFIHNQALRLANHGTTINDVGREIDKIIPQAQFDTWHTNGYHGSYSHNARAVVNLYLGYHDLNPVNTNPLTSQDKSCVYVEAAGVDTLMKGARAQFEKGEYQAASQLANDVVLCDPNNQIARDLLADSFEQQGYQSETMAWRNSYLSGAYELRTNVIHESIKQNSADIVANSPTLNILDYVAVRLNAPKAVEANLTLSFNLVHPDTNEHFYSEISNGNMASVITTNKVKGADATFYINRADLAKVMTGQTTLPELLKSKQAGIKGQQDFIQQLMPNLDSFSPLFEILPIADNK
- a CDS encoding LysR family transcriptional regulator — its product is MDKRFDFNLLVIFLEVYQLRSITLAADSLGLTQPGVSAALKRLQATLGVELFVREGRGISPTNAAIQLASQVSPAYNTVNSALSNVAGFDKQTPRSFLVYVDEPMMNLLQPLAEQDSDMGNCEIMFQLPPIEEERLLQQLSLQKADLAIDVGQLPSLSYSNQLFYRESVTMICRKGHPRINGKIGKIQFYQEKHITLQIRRATLTALDFFTEEVIGERKVSCECHSLLSMMALVSESDCIAITSRSIADKYADKFGLQSIEPPFNTKPVLHNMMWHKRNEFNPAHTWLREKLNQLVKQWN
- a CDS encoding OmpP1/FadL family transporter, which encodes MNLNKLTLALTLGGSLIATSVSAAGLGLSQIGTAESVATAGAANVTNNRDASAVVTNPAALSGITDSSTVIGVQYLDVKSEFEREAMGEGTTGTAGQFMPHLSYAKRLNDDWVAGIAMHSPGGLGMSYDNGVAGGPANIINENNIAIVNITASASYQLNDKLSLGASVIAQYADLQIDLFQGTEQANTIAGNNWTPSFALGAMYQLSDSTNLGLTYNYGGKHELALATHLPEPQSMDVNWPQSVDLGIEHQLTSDLTLMMSANWQQWSRYNDKYTDTWGAGMALSYQLNEWTLQSGLSFDSSPLDSADRDVVLPLDKQWRFGLGALKTLDSGSVLGIAYQYQSLGDGHIDGTTNGSLNPIQPQGFYSENRIHFITVSLSF
- a CDS encoding efflux RND transporter permease subunit translates to MANHTQTTEKPDDINAECEGGGIAGYSMRNSVVSWLIIMVLAIGGILAFNDLGRLEDPEFTPRSALIVTAYPGASPEQVEEEVTLLIESALQQLPSVKWIKSVSTAGLSQVDVMMESEYTSLHLPQIWDEVRRKIGDLRTLPPGASKPIVNDDFGDVYGMIWGITGDGYEMAELEQFADQLRRDVVTLEGVSKVMIGGIQQQQVFVEISNSKIAALNIPIDHITALLQQQNTVSNAGRVRIQDDTVRLFPTGEFQDISELRDLVISPVGASARILLGDVAEIRRGYVEVPTKLMSMNGLPALEFGVSFMPGENVIEVGARVQAHIDSMLNKQPVGIEMENIYNQPTQVEKAVDGFVWSLIEAVAIVIGVLLLTMGLKSGIIIGIVLILSVTGTFIFMEQMGIDLQRISLGALIIALGMLVDNAIVVVEGILIGMQRGKSRFRAAIDIVEQTKWPLLGATVIAVTAFAPIGLSEDISGELVGSLFWVVLISLTLSWITAITTTPFLAAIFFKNTKPATEGEEVDPYKGVIFTSYRKFLKICIRRRKTTMLVLLVLLLGSVKGFGMLKNEFFPPMNLPKFMVDTWLPYSTDIRATAEEIQAMEQLVLSHPEVTQVASSVGGGHVRFMLAYKPEKMYNNYGNLMVTIKDMDKLTDVMTDVRALLEDNFAGANYNFKRFEMGPAPDGRIEARFQGPDPEVLRDLSNQAKAIMARHEGATAVRDDWRERTKVIRPDFNVEAARNLGISKSQVDSALLANFSGRSVGLYREGSDLMPIIVQPPEAERTDINGIMEIQVWSHQLQSYVSLSQVVHSFDVEFEDPIIMRRDRKRTVMVMTDEDQMGDLTTAAVLQSFKAEVESIELPEGYTMPWGGKHETSVDALVALGEKLSGGYLVMILITILLFSSFKDAAVIWTVVPFAIIGVVVGLYSANMPFTFLALLGTMSLTGMLIKNAIVLVEEIKLQIKEGKEDYAAVIDASVSRVRPVSMAAVTTVLGMIPLITDGFFQAMAVAMMAGLTFATILTLIVIPVMYTMIHRVPSCDESRC
- a CDS encoding efflux RND transporter periplasmic adaptor subunit gives rise to the protein MKHLSKPWLLTTTLVLTTPVLFGCGNEPEEEAKNDVVRPAKIATVVSAAGSVQRSFPAQVSANASTSLAFRVPGQITKRYVTEGKRVEAGTLIAELDPTDFNIHLDDARAKHELAVAQHDRNTTLVPKGLATKAEFDTSRAEMLMAKANLDRASQNLKYTKIYAPYDGVVAQIHSEDHDHVAATQPIVEFQNDKVSDIQFDLPEKLLKQFDPDKFSELSTQVILDSYPEKPLTATFKEMRKSTSSGALSFRVTLSVMAKDGMRVLPGMSAKVQTVLAGDQLGNSELVIAPVGAIFSQETSSLSDGKEFVWVLDSENRTHLREVNVTRLLTSGAIINSGLEVGDRVIAAGTNHIVSNQQVKELQRERGL